The nucleotide sequence GGTTGCTTGTCAAGCTGGGCGGCAGCCATGGCTGGCTCGAGTTCACGCTTGGAGGCAGCACGGTGGGCAGCGCGACGCTGCACGTGTACAACTACTGGACTGCAAACGGCGTCAATTACGACGTGCGGCTCAAAGGCGCCGAGTACGGTTTCAGCGAAACCGCGCTTACGGGCAGCAATGCCCCCGACACCAGCGCTTGGACCACCGTGGCCGACTCCTTCCATGTGAACGCGACGGCTCAGTGGTACACCCTGGACGTGACCAGTTTCTACAACGCGCACCTGGGCCAGACGGTGACGTTCAAACTCGAGGCCGTCAGTGGTTCCGGTGACGGCCCCATCTTCTCGGACCGCGAAGGCACGGGCGGACACGCGCAATATCCGTACCTGGAGTACGCGCCGGGCAATGCCCCGCCGGTAATCCAGGAAGTGACGCCCGATCCGGAGCTGACCGAGGCCAATAATGAGTACACGCGTCAACTCGTGCTGACGCAAGGCACGGCCCCGGTGAGTTGGAGCGTGGCGCAAGGGCCAAGCGGCCTGTCTGTGAGCCAGACCGGTTATGTCAGTGGCTGGACACCGGGCGGTGACGACATTGGCGACACATTTACCGTCGAGATTCAGGCGAGCAATGCCTATGGTTCGGACGCCGAGACATGGCAGGTGCAAGTGACGGCGGTATCGCCGCCGGAGCCGATTTACGCAAGCGACGACGTCACGACGCGCGGCGACTCGACGAATTATGACGAATATGACTTTGGCGGCGGCGCGTATGCCGGGCTTCTCGTGAAATCAACCAACAGTCACGGATGGGTCGAGTTCCCGCTGGGCAGCGCCTCCGCTGATGCGGCGACCTTGCACCTGTACAACTACTGGACGCAGAACGGCGTGAACTACGATATCCGCGTTCTTGGCGGTGTTTACGATTTCAATGAAGCCACGCTTACCGGCAGTAACGCGCCGGATACCAGCGGCTGGACCACGGTGGTGGGCTCGTTCCACGTGGATGCAACGGCGCAGTGGTATGAACTGGACGTTACCGATTTCTACAACGCCCATCTGAACCAGCGGGTCACCTTTAAGTTGGCGGCTGTCTCGGGAAGCGGCGACGGTCCGATCTTCGCGGACCGTGAAGGCACGGGCGGCCACGCGCAACACCCGTATCTGGATTGGACCCCGGACAACATCCCACCCATTATTCAGGAAGTAACCCCTGACCCGGACGCGGGCTACGCGAACCTGGAATACACGCGGCAATTGAATCTGCTTCAAGGAACGCTGCCGGTGAGTTGGAGCGTCTTGCAGGGGCCCTCGGGACTGGTCGTGTCGGGCACGGGACGCGTGAGCGGCTGGACGCCCGCGCCATCGGACATCGGAAGCAGCTTTACGGTTGAGGTCCAAGCCAGCAATGCCTTCGGGGATGACGCGGAATCGTGGCAAGTGACCGTGGAAGCGGTGCCGCCGCCGATTATTCAAGAAGTGACGCCCGATCCCGACCGGGCCTATGTCGGCGCGGAATACAAGGAACAGCTTGTGCTTTTGCAGGGAGTGGGGATCGCCTGGTCTCTGACCGCGGGGCCGGACAGTCTTTCCGTGAACAGTAGCGGCCTTGTCCAGGGCTGGATTCCACAAGCGGACGAGGCGGGGCAGACCTATACGGTCACGGCGCAAGCGACGAACCCGGGCGGCACGGACACGGAAACCTGGCAGGTGCAGGTGGTCGCTACCTGTGCGGTCACGTTTCCCGGCGCCACGTGGCAGTCGAAAACGCCCGCGGAATTGGGGCTGGACGGGGCCAAACTCGACCAGGTCGCGGCCAACATCGGCGGCGTGGGCTGTATCGTGCGGCAGGGTTACATGGTGAAGACGTGGGGTGACCAGACGTCAAAAGGGGACTGGGCCTCGGCGGCAAAGCCCGTGATCAGCACGATGCTGTTCTTCGCGGTGAAAGAAGGGCGTCTCGGAGGCGTCCATGATCACATCGAAGATTGGGGCTGGGACCTCGTCGCCAAGGACGAGCCCATGGAGTTCTACCACCTCGCCAACATGACGAGCGGCTACGCCCGCGGCGAGGCGCCCGGCGCCCGCTGGGCGTACAACGACTACGCGATCAGTCTTTATGCGAAGACGTTGTTCGACAGGGTCTATGGCGCGACCCCGGACTCGGCGGCGCGGAACGGAGGCCGGCTTGGATTCCTCCAATTCCAGGATGGCTCCATTTTTTCTTCGCGCGACGGATATGGTTTGTCCACAACGCCGCGCGACTTCGCGCGCATCGGCTGGCTCTGGTGCAACCGGGGCAACTGGAACGGCACGCAACTATTGGCGGAAAGCTTTTTTGACGACTACATGCTTCCGCACGTGCCGATTTCGCTGCCGCGGACCTCGTCATCTGGAACTGACTACCTCGATGTCGGCACCTACGGCGGCGGGTCAGACCAGACGGCGGACGGGCCCGGTATTTACGGGTTCAACTGGTGGTTCAACGATTACGGCGCGACGAACCCGAGCGCGCTGACGTGGCCGGACGCGCCCGCGGACACGTTTGCCGCGGTTGGACACGGCGGCCCGGAGACCCTGTGCGTCATCCCCAGCCTGGACCTGGTGATCGCTTTTCGCGGGTCGAACTCGATGACGCCCGGCAGCGTCTCGTCGAGTATGAACCAGAACCTGAAACTCCTGGTCGAGGCGTGCCCTCCGTGCAACGCAAACGCGCCGGTGGCTGTCATCGACGCAAGCCCCACCTTGGGCCAGGCACCCCTGGATGTGCATTTCGACGGGAGCGGATCTTATGACATCGAGGGGCCGGTCGTCGACTATGCATGGGATTTTGAAGATGACGGTGCTGTGGATGCGTCTGGCATCGAGACCGACCATCAGTACGCTGTCCCGGGAGTGTATACGGCGCGGCTCATCGTGACGGATACGGGCGGCATGACCGGGGAGAGCACGGTCGATATCAACGTTACGGGCGCGCCGCTTGGATCGCTCGTCGTCGATCCGCTCCATACGGCATGGTTCCGGTATGAAGGCGGCGGGCCGTTCTTCCTGTGCGGGCCGGGCGACCCGGAAGATTTCCTGTATCGCGGCACGCGCAACGCGAACGGGACGCGCAGCGGCGACCAAATGACGTTGAT is from Candidatus Hydrogenedentota bacterium and encodes:
- a CDS encoding DNRLRE domain-containing protein — encoded protein: MRKNHFLMLFGMTVLACLAGVSAYPAVTSPNDDVTTRNNATNYDEYDLGGGAYAGLLVKLGGSHGWLEFTLGGSTVGSATLHVYNYWTANGVNYDVRLKGAEYGFSETALTGSNAPDTSAWTTVADSFHVNATAQWYTLDVTSFYNAHLGQTVTFKLEAVSGSGDGPIFSDREGTGGHAQYPYLEYAPGNAPPVIQEVTPDPELTEANNEYTRQLVLTQGTAPVSWSVAQGPSGLSVSQTGYVSGWTPGGDDIGDTFTVEIQASNAYGSDAETWQVQVTAVSPPEPIYASDDVTTRGDSTNYDEYDFGGGAYAGLLVKSTNSHGWVEFPLGSASADAATLHLYNYWTQNGVNYDIRVLGGVYDFNEATLTGSNAPDTSGWTTVVGSFHVDATAQWYELDVTDFYNAHLNQRVTFKLAAVSGSGDGPIFADREGTGGHAQHPYLDWTPDNIPPIIQEVTPDPDAGYANLEYTRQLNLLQGTLPVSWSVLQGPSGLVVSGTGRVSGWTPAPSDIGSSFTVEVQASNAFGDDAESWQVTVEAVPPPIIQEVTPDPDRAYVGAEYKEQLVLLQGVGIAWSLTAGPDSLSVNSSGLVQGWIPQADEAGQTYTVTAQATNPGGTDTETWQVQVVATCAVTFPGATWQSKTPAELGLDGAKLDQVAANIGGVGCIVRQGYMVKTWGDQTSKGDWASAAKPVISTMLFFAVKEGRLGGVHDHIEDWGWDLVAKDEPMEFYHLANMTSGYARGEAPGARWAYNDYAISLYAKTLFDRVYGATPDSAARNGGRLGFLQFQDGSIFSSRDGYGLSTTPRDFARIGWLWCNRGNWNGTQLLAESFFDDYMLPHVPISLPRTSSSGTDYLDVGTYGGGSDQTADGPGIYGFNWWFNDYGATNPSALTWPDAPADTFAAVGHGGPETLCVIPSLDLVIAFRGSNSMTPGSVSSSMNQNLKLLVEACPPCNANAPVAVIDASPTLGQAPLDVHFDGSGSYDIEGPVVDYAWDFEDDGAVDASGIETDHQYAVPGVYTARLIVTDTGGMTGESTVDINVTGAPLGSLVVDPLHTAWFRYEGGGPFFLCGPGDPEDFLYRGTRNANGTRSGDQMTLINKVTGTGANSIYMQIVRSHGGDGDDDENPFESSNINNALDADILNQWETWFAAMDAQGITIFLIFYDDSAAPFGRDLNSGNLDAREEYLVDSIVNAFEHHKHLIWCVAEEYGEALSAAHVSKIAERIKQQDDNHHPVAVHQGSGTSFDFNGNPNLDQFAVQYNTSSRTELHNAAVAAWNNVGGLKNINIAEFQPLPTGSDLRQKVWAIAMGGGYSMLLYMDIASTAVSDLQICGRLVDFMENTRFNETAPADALARGNTDYVLASPGNVYLVYGDSGSSLGVNMQAGNYRVIWFDAIDGDWVDLGAQAAGAGDQTFAKPADIGAEAVLYLSAVAPIAPPQITQHPLSQVVSAGDSVAFSVTATGEGTLSFQWQKEGLDLSDDGRITGALTSLLQISVVDPADGGAYRCIVSNEGGDTPSNSAVLTVDGGGEGEGEGEGEGEGEGEGEGEGEGEGEGEGEGEGEGEGEGEGEFELVLASSLWPDFSMFDLDPEPLQTLPVLDGRLHVIYGGGTPVSIWANTPHEGYEFAYWTGTDIEAPEGTEDNPLEIVMDKGRSYTANYSGGGEGEGEGEGEGEGEGEPAPVEVCSSGDAVAIPGETAAAVSSSAVFDGNLVVTDIDVVLNVAHPCIPDLRFELIAPDGTPVTLIEHIGAGGILSGMGCPDQFVDTVLDDESPVSLADGVAPFTGSFNIAHETAGLLADFDGLMAQGLWTLRITNGFDAPGLLDGWCVRITGYPGAEGEGEGEGEGEGEGEGEGEGEGEGEGEGEGEGEGEGEGEGEGEGEGEGEGEGEGEGEGEGEGEGEGE